The Pseudoalteromonas carrageenovora IAM 12662 DNA window TTACAGCCAAAGCTACCATCACAATGGCCAAACACACATTTACTAAATGGTACTTTGATATTTTTATTGCCATTAGCGAATCCTCTTTTGCATTTAATCTATTTTTACCCATTGCTCTATTTCAAGCGCCGTCATAATTAGTTCTACCGAAAAAGCCGCTAAAATCATGCCCATTACGCGAGTTAAAATAGATGCGCCGCCCGTACCAATTAGTTTAATAATTTTACCCGAAAGTAATAACAGTATTAATGTGACTCCTAATACACCAAGCGTAACAAGCGCAGTGCCGATTTGAGTGGTAATGGGGTGTATATGGTTATCTGTAAGGAGTATTACAGCCAAAATAGCGCCTGGCGTAGCCGTTGCAGGTATAGCCAGTGGAAAAACAGCTATATCGTGCCCTGGATCTTGCTTTGCTTTATTAGAGTCGCTGCCAAAAATCATTTGCAGGCCAAACAAAAACAATATAATTCCGCCCCCTAACTGAAACGAAACCAACCTAATACCCATCGCATTAAGTATTAGCTGCCCTATTAATATAGATCCCAGTAAAACAGCCCCGGCATAGAGCACCGTTTTAAATGCAGTTTTACGACGTTGTTGATCATTTAAATGAGAAGTAAGCGCCGCAAATAGTGCCATGGTGCCTATTGGGTCTATCGTAGCCCAAATAACGAGGGCATCTTGAGATAGTTTTTCTAGCATATAAAATCCTTGTTAAGCGAACACGTTTTAAAAACTCGGGTAACAAATTCATTTGCTTACACTTCACTATAAGTCAAAGAGGTTAAATTTTATATTTTATTTGTTCCTGTAATGATAAGTTTTTTAACGAGTATTCACTATAACTGCTTATGCCATATAGAATGCTCGCGCAAACTAAACCCCAATTTTAAAAGTAAATTATGAGAACGCGCATTATGCGCGCTTACCTCAGCGCTTAAATGTTTAAGGCCAATATGCTGTTTAAGTGTTTTTATGAAGCCAGTTATTACCTCAAACATAACGCCTTTATCCCAAAAGTTTGGGTGAAGCTCAAAACCAATAAACGCACTACTTTTACACGCCGATAAATTGTAAAGCCCACAGGTCCCCATTAACTCGCCGGTAATATTATGTTCAATTGCGACTCTAATCACTTCGCCTTCGTAATAGGCGGTAATATCATCTTGAATTAGTTGTTTAATTTGGCTTTTACTCAGCGGCGTATTGTAATCGTTAAACTCGCTCACTTGCGGGTGATTCAAAATAGTAAATAATTGCGGGGCATGTTTGTGGGTAATTAAACGCAAAGTAACGCGTTCGAGCTCAATTGTTTTAAACATTTTATTTAGTGAATTAAAATAGCGCTTTATGGGCAAGCATTATTAACTTACCATACCCTATTAACAAGCATTATATTTAAAGTAATAACAGTACAGAGGCTCAAATGAGTGATGATTTTAAAGTAATACAACCTACCACAACTGTGTATTGTCCTAAGCGCGGCGAGGGCTGGACCCTAACCGGCATTACTAATATAAATGAGTTTACCTCAGTCATGTTTGATGGCACACGTTACACGCTTCCCGCTCGCGAAATAGTAGAAGAGCTACTCCCTAACCAGCTAGCTCGAGAACAAAATAGCTAACGCCCCAATAAAAAAGGCTGCAGTTATGCAGCCTTTTTTATAATTTACGCCAATTTAAAATGTATCGTCTTCACTGTATACATTTACTTTGAGCTCATCGTCGTCTTCAAATACAACAAACGAAATAGGCTTACAGCATACTTGGCAGTCTTCTATGTATTGCTCATCAATGTCAGCTGCATCAAGTAATACTTCAATGCTTTCGCCGCAATACGGGCAACTTATCGATTTTTCGGTTAACTGGTTCATTTAACACCTGCTACTTTTATCTCAATGCTTTCACTTTAATAAACACACTCTAATAATACAACATTGTGCTACAGAGGTTAGCTAATGTACGTATGGCCTTAATTAAAAACCATTACGTATATTACTTTTTCCGCTATTCACGTTAGCCTACTAAAAATAATGAAATAGGTTTTACAGTTAAAGGGTCTAACTATTAAGAATATGTATTTAAACCCACACTAGAGGTAGATTATTATATGAAAAACTCACTTACGCTTGCATTAACATCTGCCGCAATTTTGTTTAGCACTTTTTCTCATGCTGCAAAAACCGAAAAAGCAGTGTTAGCCGGTGGTTGTTTTTGGTGTATGGAAAGCGACTTTGAAAAACTCGAAGGCGTAAAAGATGTAATATCTGGTTTTACAGGCGGTAAGCTTAAAAACCCGACCTACAATGGCAATCATCAAGGTCATTACGAGGCTGTGCAAATTACTTACGATCCGGATGTGGTGAGCTACAAAGATATACTTGATCACTATTGGGTAAATATTGATCCCTTTGATGCCAAAGGCCAATTTTGTGATAAAGGGCCAAGTTATTTAAGCGCAATTTTTGTAGCTAACGAGCAAGAACGAAAAATAGCAGAGCAAACCAAGCAAGCCGTTGTAGACGAGTTCCCTAATCAAACAGTGGTAACGCCAATATTAAGTACCAGCACCTTTTACCCTATTAAAGGTAAAGAGAGCTTTCATCAAGATTATTATAAAAATAACCCTATTCGTTACAACACATACCGCTGGCGCTGCGGCCGGGATAGTCGCCTAGAAGATATTTGGGGCGATAGAGCAACTCACTAACAAGTTAATAATTATAAATTTGATGGGTTAGGTGTTAACTCATCAAATTTAATCGTTATTTTTAATCTCTTCTTTAAAATTATCATGATCTGAGAGTATGTGTTGTTTAGGTATAAAAACCATCACTGTTACAGCAATAGCTAACACTATTACAAACCTCAGGATTGATATAGTGACAAAGGGCTCTAACAAATTCACTAAAAATAACAGTGGAATTACAGCAATAATACCAATTAGTTTATGCCTTTGGGTAAACTCATGCAGTGCCCCGCATTCAGTACACCTATACTTTGTAGACATACGGGCAACAACAAACCAAGCTAGAGATATACTCTCTTGGCAATTCAGACATTTTGGCAACATAGAAAATCCATTTAAAACTTTTAACGTACAAGTAACCGCTAACCATAAATTAAACTCTAGATTATACAATTCGCCCCCAATTATAAACATTATTTTGATACTGTTTCCTAAAACAGCTTATTTATCTAAGTTTATAAATATAATAAATTGCACTCCTTAATTGATAAACCTAATTCAACAACTGGAGTTACACATTATGTCTGCCACCCAATTACAACTTGCTCGTGCTCTAGCGTTACCTTCAAGAGAGGCCATGTTAAACCGTGAGCACTCTGTACAGCATTTCTGGTACAACAACGACCAACTACTTACACAAGCCTGGAAAGAGTGGGAAGAAACCGAAGTAGATACAACCACCTTTACCCTTGACGATTCGTTACTAGATAAAAACTTACGTGAAGCCGTTAATGCTGCATGGCAAGATCCATCAAAAGAGCATTTAGTAAAATCACTACTAGAAGAAGTTGCTCCTGATGTGTTTCAGTTCCAATTTTTTGACCCTGAGCGCCTAGCCATTTTACGTGGCTACCTTGAACAAGTATGGAACTCTAACATTCCTATGCGTCCACCGTACGGTATTGTATTAAACCGCCGTGGTGCCATGCTCGACAAACGATCTGAGGGCTATTTAGCAGCGCCAAGTTTTCAAGCATTTTATAACGAAATGCTAAACACTTATATGCGCCCTATTTCGCGCTTATTGTTTCCTGAAATAATTGGCTACGATACGCAAACATTTGGATTTTCTATTTACTACGATCCAAATACAGATGCATCGATTCGCCCACATACCGATGCATCAGCGGTAACGTTAAATATTAATTTAAATTTACCGGGTGAGGAATTTACAGGTTCTGAGCTTGATTTTTACGACCAAGTAAATGGTAACGTTGTACAACTTGGCTTTAAACCAGGCACCGCAATGATACACCGAGGCAATGTACCTCACGCAGCAAAACCTATTACCAGTGGCGATAGAACAAACTTTGTATTATGGCTGTTTGGTGATCGCGGCCGTTTACCAGCGCAAGGCGCACAACGCCCTGGGGTAGAGGCTAAAGAGCGTTGGAGTACACCGGTTACAACACCTGATGGTTACGCGCCATTTTAATATTGTTTAAAAAAACAGATAACTATCAGCCCATTAAAGCTAACTAATAGTTAGTTTAATGGGCTTTTTACTTGTTGCATAACGAGTTAGTTACTATCTTTTTAATATTAATAATTAATTTATTGCAGAAAAAATGACGTTAAACACCATTATAATAGCCACATTACTAATGTCGCCTTTTGTTAGTGCCACCACCACACAACAAAAGCTCGTTGTAGGCTTTGGTGAAAAACTCCCCCCTTTTGTATTTCCTCAGTCAAATAGTGGCTTAACAGTAGATATTATTACAGCGGCTTTAACACCACTGGGCTACAAAATTGAGGCACTTTATTACCCGTATACAAGGCGTGCTAAAGACTACAAAAAAGATAAAATTGATGTAGTAGCAGATATCAATTTAAATACTGCCAACGGAAACCTCCTAAAAGGCTATTTATCAAGCGAGTCTTATGTTTACGAAAATGTAGCTGTCGCTTTAAGTAAAAATAACTTTAACCTTAGTAAAATAGCCGATTTAAAAAATTATAGTTTATTGTCTTGGCCAAGTGCAGCCATTCACCTAGGAGATGAGTATGCAAATATGGTTAAAGCTAACCCGCGTTATAACGAAATCCACGACCAAT harbors:
- a CDS encoding 2OG-Fe(II) oxygenase family protein, with the translated sequence MSATQLQLARALALPSREAMLNREHSVQHFWYNNDQLLTQAWKEWEETEVDTTTFTLDDSLLDKNLREAVNAAWQDPSKEHLVKSLLEEVAPDVFQFQFFDPERLAILRGYLEQVWNSNIPMRPPYGIVLNRRGAMLDKRSEGYLAAPSFQAFYNEMLNTYMRPISRLLFPEIIGYDTQTFGFSIYYDPNTDASIRPHTDASAVTLNINLNLPGEEFTGSELDFYDQVNGNVVQLGFKPGTAMIHRGNVPHAAKPITSGDRTNFVLWLFGDRGRLPAQGAQRPGVEAKERWSTPVTTPDGYAPF
- a CDS encoding CPXCG motif-containing cysteine-rich protein, giving the protein MNQLTEKSISCPYCGESIEVLLDAADIDEQYIEDCQVCCKPISFVVFEDDDELKVNVYSEDDTF
- a CDS encoding GNAT family N-acetyltransferase, producing the protein MFKTIELERVTLRLITHKHAPQLFTILNHPQVSEFNDYNTPLSKSQIKQLIQDDITAYYEGEVIRVAIEHNITGELMGTCGLYNLSACKSSAFIGFELHPNFWDKGVMFEVITGFIKTLKQHIGLKHLSAEVSAHNARSHNLLLKLGFSLREHSIWHKQL
- the msrA gene encoding peptide-methionine (S)-S-oxide reductase MsrA translates to MKNSLTLALTSAAILFSTFSHAAKTEKAVLAGGCFWCMESDFEKLEGVKDVISGFTGGKLKNPTYNGNHQGHYEAVQITYDPDVVSYKDILDHYWVNIDPFDAKGQFCDKGPSYLSAIFVANEQERKIAEQTKQAVVDEFPNQTVVTPILSTSTFYPIKGKESFHQDYYKNNPIRYNTYRWRCGRDSRLEDIWGDRATH
- a CDS encoding MarC family protein is translated as MLEKLSQDALVIWATIDPIGTMALFAALTSHLNDQQRRKTAFKTVLYAGAVLLGSILIGQLILNAMGIRLVSFQLGGGIILFLFGLQMIFGSDSNKAKQDPGHDIAVFPLAIPATATPGAILAVILLTDNHIHPITTQIGTALVTLGVLGVTLILLLLSGKIIKLIGTGGASILTRVMGMILAAFSVELIMTALEIEQWVKID
- a CDS encoding substrate-binding periplasmic protein, which gives rise to MTLNTIIIATLLMSPFVSATTTQQKLVVGFGEKLPPFVFPQSNSGLTVDIITAALTPLGYKIEALYYPYTRRAKDYKKDKIDVVADINLNTANGNLLKGYLSSESYVYENVAVALSKNNFNLSKIADLKNYSLLSWPSAAIHLGDEYANMVKANPRYNEIHDQSLQVKFLYLNKVDVIQMDKQSFNYFRANIKDIDTTQKIDRFALFGKSPNGYLFKSKKVRDDFNVQLKKLKESGEYKQIFDKYLE